A segment of the Granulicella aggregans genome:
GGGCATGTATCGGGGCTTCTCATCGAAGAGCGGCCTTCGATCGCCTACCGCGCTAGGACCGCCCAGATTGTGAGCAGTTGAGACCTGCTAACGCGGTTCGCGATGAAGTCGCGAACCGCGTTCGCTCAGGATGATGGGTCTATGATCGACGGCAGAGCGGTGAGCTGGGTGAGGCGTGGCATGGTGCGGGCGCGTGGAGCCCAGGCGGGATAAGCCAGTTCCGGCATCGGCTTTGAGACGAAGAGCAGGCGGGTCTTGGCGGCGATCCAGCGGGCGGTAGATTTGGCCTTGCTGCGGCGGGCGCTGTCGGTGGAGATGCCGGTGCCGGCGTACATCTGGCGGTAGAGCTTCGAGAGCAGTACGAAGGCGATCCGACCCTTCAGGTTGTTCTGGATGCAGGACGAACGCTTCCAGACCGGGCCCCACTCGTAGAAACGATCCCAGACGCCCTGGGTGCGGGTCTTGATCTCGTCGGATGACATCGAGGGATGCGGGGTGAACATCTTGGGGCGGATGGCGGTGGGGATGAGCCAGTAGCGGGTAATTGGGGTGCCGTCGACGAGCTCGGGGGCGGCGGCTTGCTCTTTTTCCCAGCGGCCGAAGTCGACGGTGCCAGGGAACGGAGTCATCATGACGAACTGGGCGAAGGTGACGCCGGCCTTCATCGCTACTTCGACGGTGGCGTTGAAGGTGGATTCCTTGTCCGTGGGAAGGCCGAAGATGAAGGACCCAAGGACGTGGACGCCGTGTTTGCGGAATGTTTGGAGCTGCTGGATGAGGCGGTCGCCGGAGTAGTTGAAGTCCTTGTAGACGGCCTTGAGGCCTTCGGGGGTGACGGCTTCGACGCCGACAAGAGCGCCCTTGATGTTGGCCTTGCGCATGGCGTCGAGGTAGTCGGTGTCTTCAGCGGACTCCATGGTGATCTGGGTGAAGAAGACCATGTCTTTGGGGAGCTTGGCGAGCTCGGCCATGAGGGCGTAGCGCTCGGCGCGGGTGGCGCGCAGGGAATCGAGCTTGGCCTGATCGCCCTGCTGCTCGGCTAGGCGAAGGTCGGTGAAGGTGACGGGGTAGAAGTTGTCGTCGGCAAGGGCGATGAAGCGGAAGCCGAGGCGGCGGAGGTCGATGATCTCGTTGATGACGTTTTCGAAGGAGCGCTGGCGGGGCTTCTGGCCGTCGGTGCGCCAGACGGAGCAGAAGGAACAGTGCTTCGGGCAGCCGCGAATGGTCTGCACCGAGGCCCACATGTACTTGTCCTTCTGCATAAGGTCCCAGCGGGCCGCGAGGAACTCTTCGCCTTCGATCTTGCCGCCTTCGTAGACGAGCTTGGTGGATTCGGCCTCAATATCGCGGAGGACATTGCCCCAGGCGATGTCGCCGTCGCCCTTGACGACGTGGTCGGCATAACCGCGCTCGAAGGGCTCGCCCGGAAAGAGGGTGGCGTGGATGCCGCCGTAGACGACCGTAGCGCCGCGTTCTTTGGCGAGCTTGCCGACCTGGTAGCCGCGCAGGGCGTTGCCGGTGTGGACGCTGATCCCGACGACGTCGCCGGGGTGGATGGTCTTGGGGTCGAGCTGCTCGATGGACTCATCGACGAGGATGGGGTCGCCGAAGGAGCGAGGAGTGGCGGCGGCGAGAACGAAGAGCCAGCGCGGGGTGATGACGGCGGTGCCAAAAGCGTTGTCGCTTGGATTAATCAGGTGTACAGACATGCGTGAGAGGGCTCCGCTGGGGGGGGGCGTGCTGACTTCGTGTTCCCAGGGGACCGGCTAGACCGGTGATCTCCGATGAGAGAGAAGAGCCTCTACTGCGTATGACCTGCGACAGATCGTGCCGAGGTGATGGCATCACGATCATACAGTTTTGCCGGCGTTATGTCGGGTTAAAGACATTAGAGGCCGGGATTATTGGTGCAGGATGGAACAAAACGGGACGCTCGTGCTTCGTATCCAATACTCCATTCGTGTTCGTGGAAGAAAGGTTCGAGCGGTTTGAGTGGCGTGAGCCGGGATGCAGATCCTTCGACTACGTCATTCGCGGTGACACTGCGAATGACTCCCGCTCAGGATGACGGCTCTTAAAAGGGAAACGGCCATCCTTCGAGTGAAGGATGGCCGTTTGCGGTGCTTTCGGAGGGTTTAGGCTCCGGCTGGCTTGGGGTTCTTGGGGTCGTACTTGGCGATCTGAACCTTTTCGGCGAGGCCGAGCTTGCTGAGGACCCAGATGCAGTAGTAGTTCACATCGAACTCGTACCAGGTGAGGCCGTGGCGGGCGCTGACCGGGTGCGCGTGGTGGTTGTTGTGCCAGCCTTCGCCACCAGTGAGGAGAGCGACCCACCAGCTGTTGCGGGAATCGTCCTTGGTCTCGAAGCGGCGCGAACCGAACATGTGGGTCGCAGAGTTGACCAGCCAGGTTGCGTGGAGGCCCATCGTGACGCGAAGGAAGGTTCCCCAGAGGAGCATGGTAAGACCGCCGGAGATGTGGCCCGTCGCCCAGGTGCCGATGCCGCTCTGAAGTAGGCCGGTGAGCGTGAGGGGCAGCCAGTGGTACTTGCTAAGCCAGACGTGGACGGGATCGCGGGTGAGGTCGGGAGCGTAGCGGCCGAGGAGGGCGGTTTCGGAGTGCATGGCGCGACCTGAGAGGATCCAGCCGGCGTGGGCCCACCAGGTGCCTTCGGTGGGGGTGTGCGGATCGCCTTCGTGGTCGGAGTTCTGGTGATGGACGCGGTGAGTGGCGACCCAGAAGATCGGTCCGCCTTCGAGCGCCATGGTGCCACAGGCGGTCACGAAGTACTCAACCCACTTGGGGCAGCGGAAGCCGCGGTGCGTAAGCAGGCGGTGATAGGAGACGCCGATGCCGACGTTGATGGCGAAGAAGTAGGTGATCGCGAAGGCGGCAAGGTTCTTCCAGGAGAAGAAGAAGAGCGCCACGATGGCGAGGACATGGAAGAGGCCCATGACGATGGTGGTGATCCAGTTGATGCGCCCCTGCTGGTGCTCGCGGCCCATGCGGAGGTCCTGCTTCACCTTCTGCGCTACCTTGACGGCGACGGGGAGGTCAGAGACTGCGTTGGGCAGGTCGCCGATCTGAGGCTTGTATGCGGCGGCGGCCGAGAGCTTTTCAGGTGTAATCGTGGCTTGCTTCATAGGTATGTTCGTGTCCCCTTGTTCCAGTTACCAAGCTGCTACAGGGACAACGCTAACAGGATCGCGGAGAGGCGGATGTAAGAGTTTTGTAATGCCAGTTACGGACGAGTTTGATACGTTCGGGGGATGGATATGCGTGGTTTCCGGTGGTACAGCATTGCGGGCCTTTCGGCTGCGGTTTGGGTCTCTTCGTTGACGTTTTCGCTGTCGGCGCAGGACGGCAAGACGATCGATCTGCCTACGAGCAAGCAGTTGACGACTCCGGTACCGGGTGATCCGAAGCGGCTGAATACGCTGCCGATGTCGATTGCGGTGTCGCCGGATAAGCGGTACGTGGTGACGCTGAACGCGGGCTATGGGACGTTCGAGTCGAACTACGACCAGTCGCTGGCGGTGCTGGACACCCAGACCGGAGTCGTCGTTGACTTTCCCGATAGCCAGACGCAGGCGCGGGTGGCGAAGCAGACGATGTACTCGGGGCTGGCGTTCAGCAAGGACGGGAAGCATCTCTACGCGAGCATGGCTTCGACGACCGATCCTCTGGGCCAGAAGGACGGCGATACCGGAAGCGGGGTGGCGGTGTATGGGTTCAGCGACGGGAAGATCACGCGCGAGCGGATGATCAAGATTCCGCTCCAGCAGCTTGCGCCGGGGCATAGGACGAAGATCCTCGGCGGCAAGGGTAAGGCGGGAGATGGGGACAAGGGAGTTCCCTTCCCTGCTGCGATTGCTGTGATTGGTGGCGCTGGCGCGGAGAAGCTGCTGGTGGCGGACAACCTCTCGGACGATGTGTTGCTGCTCGATGCGGCTACGGGCGCGGTGTTGCAGCGCTTCGACCTGGCTGAGACGAACAATGTGCCTTCGGTGTATCCGGTCGCGCTGGCTGTGAGCAAGGATGAGGCGCGGGCCTATGTGGCGCTTTGGAACGCTTCTGAAGTGGTTGAGTTGAATTTGAAGACGAATACCGTGGGGCGGAAGCTGGAGTTGTTGAAGCCAAAGAGCCCGATTGCTCCTGGGACGCATCCCTGCGCGCTCGATATCACGGCAGATGGGAAGACGATGTACGTCGCGCTATCGAACCGGGATGCGGTGGCGGCGATTGATTTGAGTGGCACGGGGTTTCGTGTGAAGGGGTACTTCGATACGCGGCTTCCAGGGCAGACTTACTTCGGAGCGGAGCCCGCGGCGCTGGCGGTTTCGGAGGATGGGCGAAGGCTGTATGTGGCAAACATGGGTTCAGACGCGCTGGCGGTGATCGACACAGCGAAGCTGACGAAGGGCGTGGCTGCGAAGGGGTTTGCGGAGCCGGTGGGGTTTGTGCCGACGGAGTGGATGCCGATGAACGTGGCGTTCACCGGCGGCAAGGTTTATGTAGCGACGGCGAAGGGTAAGGGGACGGGGCCGAACAACTTTCCGCAGCGGCAGACCGACGCGATGGTGAAGATGAAGTCGCCGAAGTATCCGTCGACTTATATCGCGACGCTGCTGTATGGGTCGATTGCGACGCTCAATGCGGGCGGGATCGAGAGCGGGCTGAAGGCAAGCACGGCGCAGGTTCTGGAGTCGAATCGGATGCGGGCGGCGGAGGAGAAGATCAAGTTTGCCGATGGGTCGGACAACCGCATCAAGCATGTGATCTACATCATCAA
Coding sequences within it:
- a CDS encoding B12-binding domain-containing radical SAM protein; the protein is MSVHLINPSDNAFGTAVITPRWLFVLAAATPRSFGDPILVDESIEQLDPKTIHPGDVVGISVHTGNALRGYQVGKLAKERGATVVYGGIHATLFPGEPFERGYADHVVKGDGDIAWGNVLRDIEAESTKLVYEGGKIEGEEFLAARWDLMQKDKYMWASVQTIRGCPKHCSFCSVWRTDGQKPRQRSFENVINEIIDLRRLGFRFIALADDNFYPVTFTDLRLAEQQGDQAKLDSLRATRAERYALMAELAKLPKDMVFFTQITMESAEDTDYLDAMRKANIKGALVGVEAVTPEGLKAVYKDFNYSGDRLIQQLQTFRKHGVHVLGSFIFGLPTDKESTFNATVEVAMKAGVTFAQFVMMTPFPGTVDFGRWEKEQAAAPELVDGTPITRYWLIPTAIRPKMFTPHPSMSSDEIKTRTQGVWDRFYEWGPVWKRSSCIQNNLKGRIAFVLLSKLYRQMYAGTGISTDSARRSKAKSTARWIAAKTRLLFVSKPMPELAYPAWAPRARTMPRLTQLTALPSIIDPSS
- a CDS encoding bifunctional YncE family protein/alkaline phosphatase family protein, with translation MRGFRWYSIAGLSAAVWVSSLTFSLSAQDGKTIDLPTSKQLTTPVPGDPKRLNTLPMSIAVSPDKRYVVTLNAGYGTFESNYDQSLAVLDTQTGVVVDFPDSQTQARVAKQTMYSGLAFSKDGKHLYASMASTTDPLGQKDGDTGSGVAVYGFSDGKITRERMIKIPLQQLAPGHRTKILGGKGKAGDGDKGVPFPAAIAVIGGAGAEKLLVADNLSDDVLLLDAATGAVLQRFDLAETNNVPSVYPVALAVSKDEARAYVALWNASEVVELNLKTNTVGRKLELLKPKSPIAPGTHPCALDITADGKTMYVALSNRDAVAAIDLSGTGFRVKGYFDTRLPGQTYFGAEPAALAVSEDGRRLYVANMGSDALAVIDTAKLTKGVAAKGFAEPVGFVPTEWMPMNVAFTGGKVYVATAKGKGTGPNNFPQRQTDAMVKMKSPKYPSTYIATLLYGSIATLNAGGIESGLKASTAQVLESNRMRAAEEKIKFADGSDNRIKHVIYIIKENRTYDQILGDLSKDGKPVGNGDASLTMYGEDITPNEHALALRFGVLDNFFDSGEVSGDGHVWSNAAIGTDYLEKTWEQDYRGGERGYDFEGVVSSGYPLLQNIPDVNEPASGYLWTNLAKHNKTLYHFGEYISSVFCDEKHTANPQDGPMLEGEPCKDPEIKPGQPLPANWGGGVNLWPWAIPKMAKNLATKPELVGHFAVESPDFNLKVPDQIRVQIFEQHLKQWVADREAGHDTMPNFVMLRLANDHTAGTTPGSPTPKASVADNDLAVGRAVEMISHTKFWEDTAFFILEDDAQNGADHVDAHRSVALVVSKYSPKMADGGPFVDSRFYSTVSVIRTMETLLGIPPMNNNDALCSLINTEFTGAGDDAPYVADYRNRDNGLIYTANKKTAVGAKESMKMDFRHADRADAQKLNVVLWQDAMQGKAVPPMLMEKRKKANKDDDD
- a CDS encoding acyl-CoA desaturase; amino-acid sequence: MGREHQQGRINWITTIVMGLFHVLAIVALFFFSWKNLAAFAITYFFAINVGIGVSYHRLLTHRGFRCPKWVEYFVTACGTMALEGGPIFWVATHRVHHQNSDHEGDPHTPTEGTWWAHAGWILSGRAMHSETALLGRYAPDLTRDPVHVWLSKYHWLPLTLTGLLQSGIGTWATGHISGGLTMLLWGTFLRVTMGLHATWLVNSATHMFGSRRFETKDDSRNSWWVALLTGGEGWHNNHHAHPVSARHGLTWYEFDVNYYCIWVLSKLGLAEKVQIAKYDPKNPKPAGA